One stretch of Streptomyces sp. R21 DNA includes these proteins:
- a CDS encoding DUF6158 family protein, with product MKALDERGTTMNGVDPDRLDDQQLMKELETIHRTRHDTLLHGSNDALRTHNERMAQLEGEYLRRNPRRPVAAGRTREGARDRAPGGA from the coding sequence GTGAAGGCACTCGACGAGCGGGGTACCACCATGAACGGAGTCGACCCGGATCGGCTGGACGACCAGCAGCTGATGAAAGAGCTGGAGACGATCCACCGCACGCGCCACGACACGCTGCTGCACGGTTCCAACGACGCGCTGCGTACCCACAACGAGCGCATGGCCCAGCTGGAGGGCGAGTACCTGCGCCGCAACCCGCGCCGCCCCGTCGCGGCGGGACGCACCCGTGAGGGCGCGCGCGACCGGGCACCCGGAGGGGCATGA
- a CDS encoding ABC-F family ATP-binding cassette domain-containing protein, with protein MGHLEAAHLEYYLPDGRVLLGDVSFRVGEGAVVALVGPNGAGKTTLLRMISGELKPHGGTVTVSGGLGVMPQFVGSVRDETTVRELLVSVAPPRIREVARAVDAAEHALMTVDDEAAQLRYAQALSDWAEVRGYESETLWDICTMAALGIPYEKAQWRQVRTLSGGEQKRLVLEALLRGTDEVLLLDEPDNYLDVPGKRWLEERLGETRKTVLFVSHDRELLARAAEKIVSVEPSPTGADAWVHGGGFATYHEARQERFARFEELRRRWDEKHAQLKKLVLNLRQAASISHELASRYQAAQTRLRKFEEAGPPPEPPREQDITMRLHGGRTGVRAVTCKGLELTGLMNPFDLEVFYGERVAVLGSNGSGKSHFLRLLAGDTVAHSGEWKLGARVVPGHFAQTHAHPELQGRTLLDILWQEHSQDRGAAMSRLRRYELTAQAEQRFEKLSGGQQARFQILLLELEGSTVLLLDEPTDNLDLESAEALQEGLEAYQGTVLAVTHDRWFARSFDRYLVFGSDGRVRETTEPVWDERRVERAR; from the coding sequence GACGGGAGGGTGCTGCTCGGCGATGTGTCGTTCCGGGTGGGCGAAGGAGCCGTCGTCGCCCTGGTCGGGCCGAACGGGGCGGGCAAGACGACCCTGCTGCGCATGATCTCCGGGGAGCTGAAGCCGCACGGGGGAACCGTCACCGTGAGTGGCGGGCTCGGCGTGATGCCGCAGTTCGTGGGCTCCGTACGGGACGAGACGACCGTACGGGAGCTGCTCGTGTCGGTCGCACCGCCCCGCATCCGCGAGGTCGCGCGGGCCGTCGACGCCGCCGAGCACGCGCTCATGACCGTCGACGACGAGGCCGCGCAGCTCCGGTACGCGCAGGCGCTCTCCGACTGGGCCGAGGTGCGCGGGTACGAGTCCGAGACGCTCTGGGACATCTGCACCATGGCCGCGCTCGGGATCCCGTACGAGAAGGCGCAGTGGCGTCAGGTGCGCACGCTCTCCGGCGGTGAACAGAAGCGGCTCGTGCTGGAGGCGCTGCTGCGCGGCACCGACGAGGTGCTGCTCCTGGACGAGCCGGACAACTACCTCGACGTCCCCGGCAAGCGCTGGCTGGAGGAGCGGCTGGGGGAGACCCGCAAGACGGTGCTGTTCGTGTCGCACGACCGCGAACTCCTCGCCCGCGCCGCCGAGAAGATCGTCAGCGTGGAGCCCAGCCCCACCGGAGCGGATGCCTGGGTGCACGGCGGCGGCTTCGCCACGTACCACGAGGCACGGCAGGAACGCTTCGCGCGCTTCGAGGAGTTGCGCCGCCGCTGGGACGAGAAGCACGCCCAGCTCAAGAAGCTTGTGCTGAACCTCCGTCAGGCCGCCTCCATCAGCCATGAGTTGGCGTCCCGCTACCAGGCCGCGCAGACCCGCCTCAGGAAGTTCGAGGAGGCCGGGCCGCCGCCGGAGCCGCCGCGTGAGCAGGACATCACGATGCGCCTGCACGGCGGGCGTACCGGTGTAAGGGCCGTCACCTGCAAGGGACTTGAGCTCACCGGCCTGATGAACCCCTTCGACCTGGAGGTGTTCTACGGCGAGCGCGTCGCCGTGCTCGGCTCCAACGGCTCGGGCAAGTCCCACTTCCTGCGGCTGCTGGCCGGTGACACGGTCGCGCACTCGGGGGAGTGGAAACTCGGCGCCCGCGTCGTGCCCGGACACTTCGCGCAGACGCACGCCCACCCGGAGCTCCAGGGCCGCACACTGCTCGACATCCTGTGGCAGGAGCACTCCCAGGACCGCGGTGCCGCCATGTCCCGGCTGCGGCGCTACGAACTGACCGCGCAGGCCGAGCAGCGCTTCGAGAAGCTGTCCGGCGGCCAGCAGGCCCGCTTCCAGATCCTCCTGCTGGAGCTGGAGGGCTCCACGGTCCTGCTGCTCGACGAGCCGACCGACAACCTCGACCTGGAGTCCGCGGAGGCCCTCCAGGAGGGCCTGGAGGCCTACCAGGGCACGGTCCTCGCGGTCACCCACGACCGCTGGTTCGCCCGCTCCTTCGACCGCTACCTGGTCTTCGGCTCCGACGGCCGCGTCCGCGAGACGACGGAGCCGGTGTGGGACGAGCGCCGGGTGGAGCGGGCCCGGTAG